A section of the Phosphitispora fastidiosa genome encodes:
- a CDS encoding argininosuccinate synthase, producing MPKKVVLAYSGGLDTSIIIPWLKENYGYEVIAMAADVGQGEELAPLQEKAINTGASKIYIEDVKKDFVEEFIWPTLKAGAVYEGKYLLGTSFARPLIGRRLVEIARQEGAEAIAHGATGKGNDQVRFELAVKALAPDLKIVAPWREWDIRSREDAIAYAEERGIPIPVKKGHAYSMDRNLWHLSHEGEDLEDPWNEPKYDMLLMTTPPDKAPDKPAYVELDFEQGIPVRLNGEAMDGVRMIEELNKTAGANGVGIVDMVENRLVGMKSRGVYETPGGTVLYAAHRELELLCIDRDTLHYKDLVSQRYAELVYYGQWYHPLREALDAFVDTTQKSVTGTVRMKLYKGSCTPAGAKSRYSLYNEEFSTFGRDEVYNQKDAEGFINLFGLPLTVRAIMEKKAGLRD from the coding sequence ATGCCCAAAAAAGTTGTGCTTGCTTATTCCGGAGGGTTGGATACCTCCATAATCATTCCGTGGCTGAAAGAGAACTACGGGTATGAAGTAATCGCCATGGCTGCCGATGTAGGTCAGGGTGAAGAACTTGCCCCCCTACAGGAAAAGGCCATTAATACCGGGGCCAGCAAGATATACATTGAGGATGTCAAGAAAGACTTTGTTGAGGAATTCATCTGGCCGACCCTAAAGGCCGGGGCTGTATATGAAGGTAAATACCTGTTGGGGACATCTTTTGCCAGGCCTCTTATTGGGAGAAGGCTGGTGGAGATTGCCCGGCAGGAGGGGGCGGAAGCCATTGCTCACGGGGCCACCGGAAAAGGAAATGACCAGGTGAGGTTTGAACTGGCAGTGAAAGCCCTGGCGCCTGACCTGAAGATTGTTGCCCCATGGCGTGAATGGGACATTCGCTCCCGGGAGGATGCTATTGCTTATGCAGAGGAGAGGGGTATCCCCATTCCGGTTAAAAAAGGGCATGCCTACAGCATGGACCGCAACCTGTGGCATCTGAGCCATGAGGGTGAAGACCTGGAGGACCCGTGGAATGAGCCCAAATACGATATGTTATTGATGACAACTCCACCTGATAAAGCGCCTGATAAGCCTGCCTATGTCGAACTGGACTTTGAGCAGGGGATTCCGGTCAGGCTGAACGGAGAAGCTATGGATGGGGTCAGGATGATAGAGGAGTTGAACAAAACCGCCGGGGCCAACGGTGTCGGTATTGTTGATATGGTGGAAAACCGGCTGGTAGGCATGAAATCCAGAGGGGTTTACGAAACACCGGGGGGGACGGTCCTGTATGCCGCCCACCGCGAACTGGAACTGCTTTGCATTGACCGGGATACTCTGCATTATAAAGACCTGGTTTCCCAACGATATGCCGAGTTGGTGTATTACGGGCAGTGGTATCATCCTTTAAGGGAGGCCCTGGATGCGTTTGTGGATACTACTCAGAAGAGTGTTACCGGGACAGTGAGGATGAAACTCTATAAAGGCAGCTGTACCCCGGCAGGAGCGAAGTCGCGGTATTCCCTTTATAATGAGGAATTTTCCACCTTCGGCCGTGATGAGGTATATAACCAGAAGGATGCCGAAGGGTTTATCAACCTTTTTGGACTGCCATTGACGGTCAGGGCCATCATGGAGAAAAAGGCCGGCTTGAGGGACTAA